The following are encoded together in the Kribbella sp. CA-293567 genome:
- a CDS encoding RraA family protein has product MVDLLKRFEKLTTAHIADACLRAGLPVRTVSLRPVTPGRVAGRVLPARHVGSVDIFLEAFESAEPGDVLVVDNGGRRDEACVGDLVALEAQAAGVGGLVVWGLHRDTVDIQAIGLPVYSLGAMPTGPLRLDPLPADALESATIGEWTVTRDDVVLGDEDGVIFVPADRTDELLDLAAAIHATERHQAELIRSGTSLRQQVGFDAYLAARKERPSLTFREHLRGVGGAIEE; this is encoded by the coding sequence ATGGTTGATCTGCTGAAGCGGTTCGAGAAGCTGACCACTGCGCATATCGCCGACGCCTGCCTGCGAGCTGGGTTGCCGGTGCGGACGGTTTCGCTGCGGCCCGTCACGCCGGGACGCGTCGCCGGACGGGTCCTGCCCGCCCGGCATGTCGGGAGCGTCGACATCTTCCTGGAAGCGTTCGAATCCGCCGAGCCGGGCGATGTGCTCGTGGTCGACAACGGCGGTCGGCGTGACGAAGCGTGCGTCGGCGACCTGGTCGCGCTGGAGGCGCAAGCAGCCGGTGTCGGCGGTCTCGTGGTTTGGGGCCTGCACCGCGACACCGTGGACATCCAGGCGATCGGCCTGCCCGTCTACAGCCTCGGCGCGATGCCGACCGGCCCGCTCCGCCTCGATCCGTTGCCGGCGGACGCACTGGAGTCCGCCACCATCGGCGAATGGACCGTCACCCGTGATGACGTCGTACTGGGCGACGAGGACGGCGTCATCTTCGTCCCCGCCGACCGCACGGACGAACTGCTCGATCTCGCTGCCGCGATCCACGCCACCGAACGCCACCAGGCCGAGCTGATCCGCTCCGGTACGTCGCTGCGTCAACAGGTCGGTTTCGACGCCTACCTCGCGGCCCGTAAGGAGCGCCCGTCCCTGACCTTCCGCGAACACCTTCGCGGCGTCGGCGGCGCGATCGAGGAGTAA
- a CDS encoding M15 family metallopeptidase translates to MLTDKLVATRKKERRLTALVSLAVVAATICFGLAACSSISGDSASGPSTSGTSASSSGSASSSNRHKGGAPTAEDGVLPDNASPFDTSLPGVSKLNPKLLKAIQDAATAAEKDGIKLHLTTGWRSKEYQQELLKKAIAKYGSREKAAEYVAGPEESHHVTGNAVDVGPTDADDWLNRKGHRFGLCQTLANEIWHFELATTPGGKCPPMQSTSSSR, encoded by the coding sequence ATGCTCACGGACAAACTCGTTGCCACCCGCAAGAAAGAACGCCGGCTCACCGCACTGGTCTCGCTCGCCGTCGTCGCCGCCACGATCTGCTTCGGCCTGGCCGCCTGCAGTTCGATCAGCGGCGACTCGGCCTCCGGTCCGTCGACGTCCGGTACGTCGGCCTCCTCGTCCGGTTCTGCCTCCAGCAGCAACCGTCACAAGGGCGGCGCGCCCACCGCCGAGGACGGCGTACTCCCCGACAACGCCTCCCCTTTCGACACCTCTCTCCCCGGTGTCAGCAAGCTGAACCCGAAGCTCCTCAAAGCCATCCAGGACGCCGCCACCGCGGCCGAGAAGGACGGCATCAAGCTCCACCTCACCACCGGCTGGCGCAGCAAGGAGTACCAGCAGGAGCTGCTCAAGAAGGCCATCGCGAAGTACGGCAGCCGCGAGAAGGCAGCCGAGTACGTCGCCGGCCCCGAGGAGTCCCACCACGTCACCGGCAACGCGGTCGACGTCGGCCCGACGGACGCCGACGACTGGCTCAACCGCAAGGGCCACCGCTTCGGCCTCTGCCAGACCCTCGCCAACGAGATCTGGCACTTCGAACTGGCCACCACTCCCGGCGGCAAATGCCCGCCCATGCAAAGCACCTCCAGCAGCCGCTGA
- a CDS encoding VOC family protein, with the protein MTASVRSQPMIAVTDVEKSSAWYCAVLGASSGHGGPEYERLVVDGELILQLHKLALGHHHGTIGDPSLPLGNGVALWFEVDDLPVAADRARSAGATIQTDLHHNPNAGHEELWLRDPDNYLVVLAG; encoded by the coding sequence ATGACCGCTTCCGTGAGATCGCAGCCGATGATCGCCGTGACCGATGTCGAGAAGAGCAGCGCCTGGTACTGCGCTGTGCTGGGCGCGTCGAGCGGGCACGGCGGGCCGGAGTACGAGCGGCTCGTGGTGGACGGCGAGCTGATCCTTCAGCTGCACAAGCTAGCCCTCGGTCATCACCACGGCACCATCGGCGACCCGTCGCTGCCGCTGGGCAACGGGGTTGCCCTCTGGTTCGAGGTCGACGACCTGCCGGTGGCCGCCGATCGTGCTCGCTCGGCCGGCGCCACCATCCAGACCGACCTTCACCACAATCCCAACGCCGGCCACGAAGAACTCTGGCTTCGCGACCCGGACAACTACTTGGTGGTCCTCGCTGGTTGA
- a CDS encoding GNAT family N-acetyltransferase translates to MGKIRDASEPDAAACAAIYAPYVRDTATTFELEPPTVDEMAARITRALRTHAWLVLEDDQGRVVGYAYGGPMKPRAAYRWSCEVSIYLEPGRRRTGGGRALYEALFERLTARGYRTAVAGMTLPNPASEGLHAALGFEPIGTYRQIGWKHNAWHDVAWSQRPLAVTDGPPAEPT, encoded by the coding sequence ATGGGAAAGATTCGGGACGCCTCGGAACCGGACGCCGCCGCCTGCGCCGCGATCTACGCGCCGTACGTGCGCGACACCGCGACCACCTTCGAGCTGGAACCGCCGACGGTCGACGAGATGGCCGCTCGCATCACCCGGGCCCTGCGAACGCACGCTTGGCTGGTGCTCGAGGACGACCAAGGACGGGTCGTCGGCTACGCGTACGGCGGACCGATGAAGCCGCGAGCGGCGTACCGGTGGTCCTGTGAGGTGTCGATCTACCTGGAGCCCGGCCGTCGGCGTACGGGCGGGGGACGTGCGCTGTACGAAGCACTTTTCGAGCGCCTCACCGCCCGCGGCTACCGTACGGCGGTCGCCGGCATGACGCTGCCCAACCCGGCCAGCGAAGGCCTCCACGCCGCACTCGGCTTCGAACCCATCGGCACCTATCGCCAGATCGGCTGGAAACACAACGCCTGGCACGACGTCGCCTGGTCCCAACGCCCCCTGGCCGTCACGGACGGCCCACCGGCAGAGCCCACCTGA
- a CDS encoding class I SAM-dependent methyltransferase — translation MSNVYTHGHHESVLRSHAWRTAENSAAYLLPHLRPGQSLLDIGAGPGTITADLARLIRPGRATALEASESALDVTRATFADLDISVDFVVGDVHRLELPDDSYDVVHAHQVLQHVADPVQALREMRRVCKPGGIVAVRDSDYKAFAWYPELPELDEWMALYQRMARANSGEPDAGRRLLSWALEAGFDQVEATASNWTFTTDEDRAWWGGMWADRVLQSALATQALAAGVPQETLDRISTAWKTWAADPAAFISLLHGEILATA, via the coding sequence ATGAGCAACGTGTACACGCACGGCCACCACGAATCCGTACTGCGCTCGCACGCCTGGCGCACCGCCGAGAACTCTGCGGCCTACCTGCTGCCCCACCTGCGTCCCGGCCAGTCGCTGCTGGACATCGGCGCCGGCCCCGGCACCATCACGGCCGACCTCGCGCGATTGATCCGGCCCGGCCGGGCGACCGCCCTCGAAGCCAGCGAGAGCGCCCTCGACGTCACCCGCGCGACCTTCGCCGACCTGGACATCTCGGTCGATTTCGTCGTCGGCGACGTTCACCGCCTCGAACTGCCCGACGACTCGTACGACGTCGTCCACGCCCACCAGGTGCTGCAGCACGTCGCCGACCCGGTCCAGGCGCTCCGCGAGATGCGCCGGGTCTGCAAGCCGGGCGGGATCGTCGCGGTCCGCGACTCGGACTACAAAGCCTTCGCGTGGTACCCCGAACTGCCCGAGCTCGACGAGTGGATGGCCCTCTACCAGCGCATGGCCCGCGCCAACAGCGGTGAGCCGGACGCCGGTCGACGTCTGCTGTCCTGGGCTCTGGAGGCAGGCTTCGACCAGGTCGAAGCCACAGCCAGCAACTGGACCTTCACCACCGACGAAGACCGAGCCTGGTGGGGCGGCATGTGGGCCGACCGAGTGCTGCAGTCCGCCCTGGCCACGCAGGCCCTGGCGGCCGGCGTACCGCAGGAAACGCTCGACCGGATCTCCACCGCCTGGAAGACCTGGGCCGCGGACCCCGCGGCCTTCATCTCCTTGCTGCACGGCGAGATCCTCGCCACCGCCTGA
- a CDS encoding phytanoyl-CoA dioxygenase family protein produces MPQPHRKNLLTSVQMASFVATGAFRMDAVVPDEMNQQALEVLKAGIPGVPYGTPLSEAFVGSEFVQRLVQLPEVAGAIHSFVGPEPAVDHHAVHIREAHEGEAQNLHGDAIIDVREDAFDVQLMYYPQEVTLEMGGTLSVPGSHLRRTNESDTGRYQNLLGQTRLTCPPGTVVFLHHGIWHGGRKNDSDIDRYMFKIRFNPTVRQVRLWNTDDLYDDAVAAELGQTFPWYENATGRLEIYNRVKLWQALTGDDTYDPDYWVTRVSNRPRRVVAQRSLNPHAAKKEMA; encoded by the coding sequence AGTTTCGTCGCCACTGGCGCGTTCCGGATGGACGCGGTCGTCCCCGACGAGATGAACCAGCAGGCCCTCGAGGTGCTGAAGGCAGGCATCCCCGGCGTCCCCTACGGCACCCCGCTGTCCGAGGCGTTCGTGGGCAGCGAGTTCGTCCAGCGGCTGGTTCAGCTGCCCGAGGTCGCCGGCGCCATCCACAGCTTCGTCGGCCCCGAGCCGGCCGTCGACCACCACGCGGTGCACATCCGCGAGGCACACGAGGGTGAGGCGCAGAACCTGCACGGCGACGCGATCATCGACGTCCGCGAGGATGCCTTCGACGTCCAGTTGATGTACTACCCGCAGGAGGTGACGCTCGAGATGGGCGGCACGCTCAGCGTCCCCGGCAGCCACCTGCGCCGGACCAACGAGTCCGACACCGGCCGCTACCAGAACCTGCTCGGCCAGACCCGGCTCACCTGCCCGCCCGGCACGGTCGTCTTCCTGCACCACGGCATCTGGCACGGCGGCCGCAAGAACGACAGCGACATCGACCGCTACATGTTCAAGATCCGCTTCAACCCGACCGTCCGCCAGGTCCGGCTCTGGAACACCGACGACCTGTACGACGACGCGGTGGCGGCGGAGCTCGGCCAGACCTTCCCCTGGTACGAGAACGCGACCGGCCGGCTGGAGATCTACAACCGGGTCAAGTTGTGGCAGGCGCTGACCGGCGACGACACCTACGACCCGGACTATTGGGTCACCCGGGTCTCGAACCGCCCGCGGCGCGTGGTCGCCCAGCGCAGCCTCAACCCGCACGCAGCGAAGAAGGAGATGGCATGA
- a CDS encoding VOC family protein — MTFKAVLAVIPVQEIASASQWYESFFGRPADQRPMDGLVEWHLSELGVVQVFQDPDRAGRTSVNFTVDDLDAALATLSAAGINTTDAQVVFNGSQRLATTTDADGNTLGLLQTVLDDTQ, encoded by the coding sequence GTGACGTTCAAGGCAGTGCTCGCGGTGATTCCCGTCCAGGAGATCGCCTCGGCGTCCCAGTGGTACGAATCGTTCTTCGGCCGTCCGGCCGACCAGCGCCCGATGGACGGCCTGGTGGAATGGCACCTGAGCGAGCTCGGCGTGGTCCAGGTCTTCCAGGACCCCGACCGGGCCGGCCGGACCTCGGTCAACTTCACCGTGGACGACCTCGACGCCGCGCTGGCCACCCTGTCCGCCGCCGGCATCAACACCACCGACGCGCAGGTGGTCTTCAACGGCTCGCAGCGGCTGGCCACCACCACCGATGCCGACGGCAACACTCTCGGCCTGCTGCAGACCGTTCTCGACGACACCCAGTAG
- a CDS encoding lactonase family protein has protein sequence MTSEQIYVGSYTTQEGGGEGIGFGTAEELQVVAGSADPSFLTISADGRFLYATNELEAGRVSAFAIADSGTLEFLNHQPTGGAHPCYLEIDPTGKFLLSANYSSGSVAIHPIRENGSLGDPTQILQREGSGPNAERQEGPHAHQITFDPSGSFAFDIDLGTDSVHVSTLTPEGRLVEVSRLQVHPGAGPRHLVFHPGGHAAYLINELDSTLIVCSHAEGKLAVVETVSTRPDDAEGDSFPAEVLVSPDGRFVYGSNRGDDTIAVFETGAEGLEAELIQTIGSGGSWPRHLAFSKDGTELYAANERSNTIAVFTVDQSSGALTATGTPLDWPKPVCVVTY, from the coding sequence ATGACCTCGGAGCAGATCTATGTCGGCAGTTACACCACTCAGGAGGGTGGAGGTGAGGGCATCGGGTTCGGTACCGCGGAAGAACTGCAGGTTGTCGCAGGGTCCGCCGATCCGTCGTTCCTGACCATCTCGGCCGACGGCCGGTTCCTGTACGCGACCAACGAGCTGGAGGCCGGCCGCGTCAGTGCCTTCGCGATCGCGGACAGCGGCACGCTGGAGTTCCTCAACCACCAGCCGACCGGTGGCGCGCACCCCTGCTACCTCGAGATCGACCCGACCGGCAAGTTCCTGCTCTCGGCCAACTACAGCTCCGGGTCGGTGGCGATCCACCCGATCCGGGAGAACGGCTCGCTCGGCGACCCGACCCAGATCCTGCAGCGCGAGGGCAGCGGCCCGAACGCGGAGCGCCAGGAGGGCCCGCACGCCCACCAGATCACCTTCGACCCGTCGGGGTCGTTTGCCTTCGACATCGATCTCGGCACCGACAGCGTGCACGTGTCGACGCTGACCCCGGAGGGCCGGCTGGTCGAGGTGAGCCGGCTGCAGGTCCACCCGGGCGCCGGGCCGCGGCATCTCGTCTTCCACCCCGGCGGGCACGCGGCGTACCTGATCAACGAGCTGGACTCGACCCTGATCGTCTGCAGCCACGCCGAGGGCAAGCTGGCCGTCGTGGAGACCGTGTCGACGCGGCCGGACGACGCCGAGGGCGACAGCTTCCCGGCCGAGGTGCTGGTCTCACCGGACGGCCGGTTCGTCTACGGCTCCAACCGCGGCGACGACACCATCGCGGTCTTCGAGACCGGCGCCGAAGGACTCGAGGCGGAGCTGATCCAGACGATCGGATCCGGCGGAAGCTGGCCGCGGCACCTCGCCTTCAGCAAGGATGGCACCGAGCTGTACGCCGCGAACGAGCGCTCGAACACGATCGCGGTCTTCACCGTCGACCAGAGCAGCGGCGCCCTCACCGCAACGGGGACGCCGCTGGACTGGCCGAAACCGGTCTGTGTCGTGACCTACTGA
- a CDS encoding TrmH family RNA methyltransferase produces the protein MAAAQRISSRNARFQVWLATLSNRNKRLRAGEFLVQGVRPINLAIEHGWTIRALIHDSERPLSRWAAELLETQRRVEQVSMAPELLAELGEKDETPPELIAVVEMPADDLTRIEVGPDFLGVVFDRPTGPGNIGSIIRSADAFGADGLIVTGHAADVYDPKAVRASTGSLFAVPAVRVPSQREVMEWVTAQRAAGTPIVVVGTDEAGEADIFDFDLTRPTLLLIGNETTGLSSAWKELADHLLRIPMTGSASSLNAANAATAVLYEVSRQRSRLFKTGGAGRS, from the coding sequence ATGGCCGCGGCGCAGCGGATCAGTAGTCGGAACGCGCGGTTCCAGGTGTGGCTGGCGACCTTGAGCAACCGGAACAAACGGCTGCGGGCCGGCGAGTTCCTGGTCCAGGGTGTGCGGCCGATCAACCTCGCGATCGAGCACGGATGGACCATCCGCGCGCTGATCCACGACTCCGAGCGGCCGTTGTCGCGCTGGGCCGCGGAGCTGCTGGAGACCCAGCGCCGGGTCGAGCAGGTCAGCATGGCGCCGGAGCTGCTCGCGGAGCTGGGCGAGAAGGACGAGACGCCGCCCGAGCTGATCGCCGTGGTGGAGATGCCCGCCGACGACCTGACCCGGATCGAGGTGGGACCGGACTTCCTCGGCGTCGTCTTCGACCGGCCGACCGGGCCGGGGAACATCGGCTCGATCATCCGGTCGGCTGACGCGTTCGGCGCCGACGGACTGATCGTGACGGGACACGCGGCCGACGTGTACGACCCGAAGGCGGTCAGGGCCAGCACGGGGTCGCTGTTCGCCGTACCGGCCGTGCGGGTGCCGTCGCAGCGCGAGGTGATGGAGTGGGTCACGGCCCAGCGCGCCGCCGGTACGCCGATCGTCGTGGTCGGCACCGACGAGGCGGGCGAGGCCGACATCTTCGACTTCGACCTGACCCGGCCGACCCTGCTGCTGATCGGCAACGAGACCACGGGGCTGAGCAGCGCGTGGAAGGAGCTGGCCGATCACCTGCTGCGGATCCCGATGACCGGCTCGGCGAGTTCGCTGAACGCCGCCAACGCCGCGACCGCCGTGCTGTACGAGGTGTCGAGGCAGCGTTCCCGTTTGTTCAAGACCGGCGGTGCGGGTCGCTCGTAG
- a CDS encoding AAA family ATPase, with product MTKPLLIVVSGPPGSGKTTLAHRLAAAIGCPAICRDEIKEGMAHATPGFVPGPADPLTMRTLATFFDVIGLLIGRGTTLVAEAAFQDHVWRPGLTPLLGLADLRIVHCAVSAEVAHDRITTRAAGNPHRKAHEDGHLPAGSWRRAHDAFHPIDLPVPALTVDTTVSYQPPLPQIVDFLQR from the coding sequence ATGACGAAGCCCCTGCTCATCGTGGTCAGCGGTCCGCCGGGGAGCGGGAAGACCACGCTCGCGCATCGACTCGCGGCCGCGATCGGGTGCCCCGCGATCTGCCGGGACGAGATCAAGGAAGGGATGGCGCACGCGACGCCCGGCTTCGTGCCAGGGCCGGCCGATCCGCTCACGATGCGCACGCTCGCGACCTTCTTCGACGTCATCGGACTGCTGATCGGCCGCGGTACGACACTGGTCGCCGAAGCCGCCTTCCAGGATCACGTCTGGCGTCCCGGCCTGACGCCGCTCCTCGGGCTTGCCGACCTGCGCATCGTGCACTGCGCGGTCTCGGCCGAGGTCGCCCACGACCGCATCACCACCCGCGCCGCCGGCAACCCGCACCGCAAGGCCCACGAAGACGGCCACCTCCCAGCCGGCAGCTGGCGCCGCGCGCACGACGCCTTCCACCCGATCGACCTCCCGGTCCCCGCGCTCACCGTCGACACCACAGTCAGCTACCAGCCTCCTCTGCCTCAGATCGTCGACTTCCTCCAGCGCTGA
- a CDS encoding TerC family protein — protein MTVSPLVWILTIIGILALLAFDYFFHVRSAHVPTLREAAAWSSVYVGIALLFGLGTLVLGGGDLGSEYFAGYITEKALSVDNLFVFLIIMTSFRVPRENQQKVLLVGIVISLIARAGFIFLGSALLNTFAWVFYLFGLALLITAGNMLKPSTEESHSAQNVIVRLARRIFPATEDYDGDKLITHQNGHRMMTPMLLVMVAIGGTDLMFALDSIPAIFGLTQNVFVVFTATAFSLLGLRQLYFLLDGLLDRLIYLSFGLATILAFIGAKLILHALHENNLPFVNNGQHVEVAEISTGLSLVVILVVLVVTVLASLFSTRGRTQTAMANIRRDAQAYLDADYTDDAAERERLYSRLEDSREHIVALGPKARQIVKNEVELMELCARVAESRRSTTGH, from the coding sequence ATGACGGTGTCCCCGCTGGTCTGGATCCTGACGATCATCGGGATCCTGGCCCTGCTTGCCTTCGACTACTTCTTCCACGTCCGCAGCGCGCACGTGCCGACGCTGCGGGAGGCCGCCGCGTGGTCGAGCGTGTACGTCGGGATCGCGCTGTTGTTCGGGCTCGGCACGCTCGTCCTCGGTGGCGGCGACCTGGGCTCGGAGTACTTCGCGGGGTACATCACCGAGAAGGCGCTCTCGGTCGACAACCTGTTCGTCTTCCTGATCATCATGACCAGTTTCCGGGTGCCGCGGGAGAACCAGCAGAAGGTGCTGCTGGTCGGCATCGTGATCTCGCTGATCGCCCGGGCCGGTTTCATCTTCCTCGGCTCGGCCCTGCTGAACACCTTCGCCTGGGTGTTCTACCTGTTCGGTCTCGCGCTGCTGATCACGGCCGGCAACATGCTCAAGCCGTCCACCGAGGAGTCGCACTCGGCGCAGAACGTGATCGTCCGGCTGGCCCGCCGGATCTTCCCGGCCACCGAGGACTACGACGGCGACAAGCTGATCACGCACCAGAACGGCCACCGGATGATGACGCCGATGCTGCTGGTGATGGTGGCGATCGGCGGCACCGACCTGATGTTCGCGCTGGACTCGATCCCGGCGATCTTCGGTCTGACCCAGAACGTCTTCGTCGTCTTCACCGCCACCGCGTTCAGCCTGCTCGGCCTGCGGCAGCTGTACTTCCTGCTCGACGGCCTGCTCGACCGGCTGATCTACCTGTCCTTCGGTCTGGCCACGATCCTGGCGTTCATCGGCGCGAAGCTGATCCTGCACGCCCTGCACGAGAACAACCTGCCGTTCGTCAACAACGGTCAGCACGTCGAGGTGGCCGAGATCAGCACCGGACTCTCGCTGGTCGTCATCCTGGTCGTGCTGGTGGTCACCGTCCTCGCCTCGCTGTTCAGCACCCGCGGCCGCACCCAGACCGCGATGGCCAACATCCGCCGCGACGCCCAGGCGTACCTCGACGCGGACTACACCGACGACGCCGCCGAGCGGGAGCGCCTGTACAGCCGGCTGGAGGACTCCCGTGAACACATCGTCGCGCTCGGTCCCAAGGCCCGGCAGATCGTCAAGAACGAGGTCGAGTTGATGGAGTTGTGCGCCCGGGTGGCCGAGAGCCGCCGTTCCACCACCGGCCACTGA
- a CDS encoding oxidoreductase → MPTPDLTAAAARTWTLGDLSVNRLGFGAMRLAANPDREVARQVLRRAIELGVNQLDTAAFYGPANELIREALAPYSDELVITTKVGPGMDPERGFHNATTAAELRAQVDANLRGLGRDHLDVVNLRIMNRPGESLTERFGWLAELRDAGLIRHLGISNVSPVHLDEAEQLAPVVCVQNSYAIDSREDDALLQLCADRGVAFVPFASIAGTPAAGTTPAHADAVRAVAEAHGASEQQIRLAWTLHRSPNVLAIPGTGDPVHLEQNVAAAAIMLSSEELTSLND, encoded by the coding sequence GTGCCCACACCTGACTTGACCGCGGCAGCCGCGAGAACCTGGACGCTCGGCGACCTCTCCGTCAACCGCCTGGGCTTCGGCGCCATGCGGCTGGCGGCGAACCCGGATCGCGAGGTCGCCCGGCAGGTACTACGGCGCGCGATCGAGCTCGGCGTGAACCAGCTCGACACCGCCGCCTTCTACGGCCCCGCCAACGAGCTGATCCGCGAGGCGCTCGCGCCGTACTCCGACGAGCTCGTGATCACCACCAAGGTGGGGCCCGGCATGGATCCCGAGCGCGGCTTCCACAACGCGACCACCGCGGCCGAGTTGCGCGCCCAGGTCGACGCCAACCTCCGCGGCCTCGGTCGCGACCACCTCGACGTCGTCAACCTGCGGATCATGAACCGGCCCGGCGAGTCCCTGACCGAACGCTTCGGCTGGCTGGCCGAGCTCCGCGACGCCGGCCTGATCCGCCACCTCGGCATCTCCAACGTCAGCCCGGTCCATCTCGACGAGGCCGAGCAGCTCGCGCCGGTGGTCTGCGTCCAGAACAGCTACGCGATCGACTCACGGGAGGACGACGCGCTGCTCCAGCTCTGTGCAGACCGCGGAGTGGCGTTCGTCCCGTTCGCCTCCATCGCCGGTACGCCGGCAGCCGGTACGACGCCCGCCCACGCCGACGCAGTACGGGCTGTCGCCGAAGCTCATGGCGCCTCCGAGCAGCAGATCCGCCTCGCCTGGACGCTGCACCGATCCCCCAACGTCCTCGCCATCCCGGGCACCGGCGACCCGGTCCATCTCGAGCAGAACGTCGCCGCAGCCGCCATCATGTTGTCCAGCGAAGAACTGACCAGCTTGAACGACTGA
- a CDS encoding arylamine N-acetyltransferase family protein, which produces MDTAALLRRIGVASHPEPSVEALFALHAAFVDQVPYETVQYQFGRGGSMDPEQVAQRIIARETGGYCFQLNGVFAQLLTTLGYAVTLHRGGVQTAKRPPVVDASHLVLTVVLDEETWLVDVGLGDGLLTPMPLRTGVRVRQEPFDLSLRRSDIVDGWRLDHDPRSSLTGMDFEAAPAAFTDFEAQHQHLSLSPESPFVRTCSAFVRRAGSTAIIRSVGFTQIFADRIDNQLVESQPEYYELLADVFRLPLPHLTGSERDELWRRVWTQYENFLTRQAAARAD; this is translated from the coding sequence ATGGACACCGCTGCCTTGCTGCGCCGTATCGGGGTCGCCTCGCATCCGGAGCCGAGCGTCGAGGCGCTCTTCGCGTTGCACGCCGCTTTCGTCGACCAGGTGCCGTACGAGACCGTGCAGTACCAGTTCGGTCGCGGCGGATCGATGGATCCCGAACAGGTCGCGCAGCGGATCATCGCCCGCGAGACGGGCGGCTACTGCTTCCAGCTGAACGGTGTCTTCGCGCAACTGCTCACCACCCTCGGGTACGCCGTGACGCTGCACCGCGGCGGCGTACAGACGGCCAAGCGCCCACCGGTGGTGGACGCCAGCCACCTGGTACTGACCGTCGTTCTCGACGAGGAGACCTGGCTGGTCGACGTCGGTCTGGGCGACGGACTGCTGACCCCGATGCCGCTGCGGACCGGCGTACGGGTCAGGCAGGAGCCCTTCGACCTGTCGCTCCGCAGATCGGACATCGTCGACGGCTGGCGACTCGACCACGATCCGCGCAGCAGCCTGACCGGGATGGATTTCGAGGCCGCACCGGCCGCCTTCACCGACTTCGAGGCGCAGCACCAGCACTTGTCGCTGTCCCCGGAATCGCCCTTCGTCCGGACCTGCTCAGCCTTCGTACGCCGGGCCGGCAGCACCGCGATCATCCGCTCGGTCGGCTTCACCCAGATCTTCGCCGACCGCATCGACAACCAGCTCGTCGAGAGCCAGCCCGAGTACTACGAGCTGCTCGCCGACGTCTTCCGCCTGCCGCTCCCGCACCTGACCGGCTCCGAGCGCGACGAGTTGTGGCGGCGTGTCTGGACGCAGTACGAGAACTTCCTCACTCGCCAGGCAGCTGCCCGCGCTGACTGA
- a CDS encoding helix-turn-helix domain-containing protein, with translation MNDPLSASLAATLQSARLSRELSVNALADRSGVSRAMIGKIERGEAQPTAVLLGRLSGALGLTLSELVARAEGSAGELLRRAEAQPVWTDPATGYRRRAISPVTDSPLELVEVELPPGAAVSYPADAYIFKHQQIWVLEGELHFREGEVLHELAPGDCLQLGTPAPCTFINPAADPCRYLVALVKGR, from the coding sequence ATGAACGACCCGTTGTCCGCTTCCCTGGCCGCGACGCTCCAGTCCGCCCGGCTCAGCCGGGAGCTTTCGGTGAACGCTCTGGCCGACCGCTCCGGCGTCTCCCGGGCGATGATCGGGAAGATCGAGCGTGGCGAGGCCCAGCCGACCGCCGTACTGCTCGGCCGCCTCTCGGGCGCGCTCGGTCTGACGCTGTCCGAGCTGGTCGCCCGCGCCGAGGGCAGCGCCGGCGAACTGCTCCGGCGCGCCGAAGCTCAACCCGTGTGGACCGATCCGGCCACCGGATACCGGCGTCGCGCGATCTCACCGGTCACCGACAGCCCACTGGAGCTGGTCGAGGTCGAGCTCCCGCCCGGCGCGGCAGTCTCGTATCCGGCGGACGCCTACATCTTCAAGCACCAGCAGATCTGGGTGCTCGAGGGAGAACTGCACTTCCGCGAAGGCGAGGTGCTGCACGAGCTGGCTCCGGGCGACTGCCTTCAGCTGGGTACGCCGGCACCGTGCACGTTCATCAACCCGGCCGCCGATCCCTGCCGCTACCTGGTCGCCTTGGTGAAAGGCCGCTAG